A stretch of DNA from Aliarcobacter thereius LMG 24486:
TCTTGCTTCATTTTGTTTTTCAACTGCTTGTTTCATAGGAACAATACTTGAGTTTGAATAATCTCCACTCATAGTAATATCATCTCTTTCATAACTTGTAGTAACAGGCATAACAATATCTGCCATTCTAGCTGTTGGAGTCCAGAAAATTTCATTTACAACTATTGTTTTAGGTTTTCTTAAAGCTTTAACTAAAGTATTTGTATCTTGATGATGAACCATAGGATTCCCACCAACCCAATATATAAAATCAATATCTGGATATGTAACTACAGATCCATTATGATTTATCTTCTTACCTGGATTTAAAAGTGCATCTGCAATTCTAGCAACGGGAAAAGCAAATTTTGCTGTTTTTTCTTTCCATGAAGCTCCACCTGTTGTTACTGTTGAACCAACTGTTGAAGTAATTCCACCTATTACTCCACCTTTTGTTGTAGGAGCTCCACCATTTGAATAGTGATAAGAAAACCCAAATCCTCCTCCTGGAAGTCCAATTTGTCCAAGCATTGAAGCAAGTGTAACTATCATCCAGTGAGTTTGTTCTCCATATTGAGCTCTTTGAATTCCCCAACCTGCCATTATCATTGTTCTATTTTGATACATTAATAAAGCTAATTCTTTGATAGTCTTTTCATCAATTCCACAAATTTTTGATGCCCATTTTGTATTTTTTATAACTTTATCTTCTTTTCCAAAAAGGTAATCTTTGAATTTATCAAAACCTTCTGTGTACTCTTCTAAAAACTCTTTATCATAATTCTTTGTTTTTATTAAATGATAAGCCATCCCCATCATAAAAGCAACATCTGTTCCAGGAACTATTGGTTGCCATTTTGCATTTAAATATGTACAAGTTTCATTTTTTTCTGGATCTATACAAATAATCTTCTTATTTGATTTCTTTAACTTCTCTAAATATTTGAAACCTTGTTCATCTGATGAAGTCCAAGATATTTTAAGAGTTCTTATTAAGTTTGCTCCCCAAATTACAACTACTTCAGAATTTTCAAGTACAAGTGGCCAAGATGTTTGCTGTTCATAAACTTCAATAGTTCCTAAAACGTGAGGCATAATAACTTGAGCTGCACCTGTTGAATAATCTCCTAAAGTTCCAGTAAATCCACCTGTTACATTCATAAATCTATGTAGTAAAACTCTTGAGTTATGCATATTTCCACTACTTTTCCATCCATAGCTTCCTGCAAAAACACCTTCAGCACCTTTTTCTTTTCTAGTTTTTTTAATCTCATTTGCAATTAATTTAATAGCTTTTTCATAAGGTATTCTAACCCATTCATCATTTCCTCTTAACTCTGGTTTTGAATTATTTGGATTTTCTAAATAAGATTTTCTAACCATTGGATATTTTATTCTATCTTTTGCATATACTAAATCTTGTGTGTAGTATTGTAATGGATTATAAATATCTGATGTTTTTTGAATTGGCTCAGATTTTATAATTTTTCCATCTTTAATTGTAAGTTTAATAGTTCCCCAGTGAGCTGCTGTTATAACTTCACCATTTTGTATTAAATTTGTAGAAAACTTTGAAACACTTGCAGCTAAAAGATTTGTTCTATTTGTTACAACATCAACAAATGGAACTGCTGCAAATAATACTGCAAACTTTAAAATACTTCTTCTTTTTTTATCTATATTTTTCATCCCCTACTCCATATCTTTTGAATGTTTTTGTAAATATTGAACAACTAAATAGTTATCCTCTTTTGTTAAAGCTGTTCTACTAAGCATTGATTTCATAACACTTGGCCAAAGATTTGCTGTAAACTCTTTTTTATCATGTGCACTATGACAGATTCCGCAGTTATTTCCATAAAGTTCTGCTGCTTTTGCATATAATGAATCTAAATCTTTTGTTAAATTATCTTTATCTATAAAAGCTATAAATTCTATTTGTTTGTAATCTTCATTTCCTGTTCTTTTTGAACTTAAAACTTCAAAACTATTATTTTTTGATAATCCAGCAACCAATATCCTATTTTTTTGAGTAAAATATAGAGCATGTTCCACACCCTCTTTTGCAAAACCTACAATTTTTATTTTATATTTATTATTCTCTTCACCTAAAATCTCAACTTTAGAAGTTGGCAATAATCTTCCTTTTGTACTATTACTTTTTGAAGTTTCATACAAATTCTTAACACTTCCTGTATAAAAAACCTCATTAGCAAATAAGCTAGATGTTAAAAAAAGTGTACAAAGCAATAAAAGCTTTTTCATCGGTTCTCCTTTTCCTTGTATAATTTTTATATTAATAAAGATATAAAAACACCAAAATAATCAACTATGACAATTGATTGTATCTCAAAGAAACTATTTTAAACATAAATAGACTTAGTTTTTAAGATTATTTTAAGCTTTATAAATAAAATTATCATCTTGCTTTTATCTTTCTAAATTATAAAGATTATCATTTAATATTGACAATTTATTATTTTGTATATATAATAAAGAGTATTTTATTATTAAAAAGGATTTAAAATGTCAAAAATAATTATTCAATTAAACCAAATTCAAGCAGATGCTCACGCACTTTATGTAAAGCTTCATAACTTTCATTGGAATGTAAAAGGAATGGATTTCCATCCTGTTCATAACTTTACAGAAGGTTTATATAATGAGATGTCAACTCTTTTTGATGATACAGCTGAAAGAGCAATTATTATTGGTGGGAAAGCACTTCTTACAATAGATGCCCTAGCAAAAACAACAAAAATTGCAACAGAAACTGCTGATTGCTTTAAGTCAAAAGAGATTGTTGAAAAAATTGTTACAGATTTTACATATTTATTAAAAGAGTTCAAAACATTAAGCCAAGTTGCTGGTGATGCAAATGATAAAGGAACTGAAGCTTTTGCAGATGATAAAGTTGCTGAACTAGAAAAAAATTTATGGATGTTAAATAGTATGTTAAAATAACATACTTTTATAAGCCACTTATTGAAGGTAGAATACTACCTTCTCTACATTTTATTTTATATATTTCCTATTTAAAGAGCATCAATGAAAAAATCAATTAATCACATATATTTAATAATATTATTATCAATATTATCTTCTGTTGCTCCAATGGGAGTTGATACATATTTACCATCTATTCCAGAAATTGCAAAATATTTTAATGTAAATACTTATCAAATTGAACTATCTTTATCTATATTTTTAATAGGTTTTGCCACAGGACAAATATTTGGTGGTCCTATTTCTGATAGATATGGAAGAAGATTTGGTTCAATAATTGGACTTATTGGTTATGCTTTTTTTAGTTTTTTAATCATCTTTTCTTCTTCAGTATATGAACTCTGGATTTATAGATTCTTAGAAGCATTTTTTGGTGGAATTACTGTTGTAAACGCTGCTGCTGCTATAAGAGATAGATTTAAAGGACAAGAAGCAGCAAAAGTTTTTTCTTTAATTGGAATTATTAGAAGTATTGCTCCACTCATAGCACCTGTTATTGGTGCAGCTATTATTCATTTCTTTCCTTGGGAAGGAATTTTTGTTTTTCTTACAATTTATGCTTTACTTGTTGCATTTTTTATATATAAAGATTTACCTGAAAGCTTTGTAAAAAGTTCTATTGGAATTATTGAATCATATAAAAGTGTTCTTACCCATAAAACAGCACTAAAAGCCATGTTTGTACTTGCTCTTAGTTTTGGTGGTTTTTTCATAATAATTGCAAGAACATCTTATATTTATATTGAACATTTTCAGATTTCTACTGATTTATTTCCACTATTTTTTGGTATAAACTTCATTATTTTAATGTTTATGATAAAAGTAAATGTATCTTTACTTAAAAAATATTCTGCACTTTTTATAGCAAAATCTGCAATACTATTTCAAATATTTATAGGAGTAATATTTTTAATAATTCATAAAGATATAAATTTATTTGGAATTATGATTATTATTGCTTCATATATGAGTATGATGGCTTTTATTTTTGGAAATTGTATGGCTATGGCTTTGGAACATTTTTCTAAAAATGCTGGAGTTGCTAGTGGAGTTATTGGAATTTTACAGTTTGGATTAGGAGCTATAATTTCATCTATTGCTTTAAACTTTGCAGATGATGGATTTTTTATAATTGCTTTTAGTATTACATTGATTTCTATAATAAATCTAATTATTTTAAAAAGTTATAAAGCTTAGGCTTTATAACTCTATCTCAAAAAACTCTTCATCTGTTTTTTGATATTTTGCAACAGAACATGAAAGTTTTATTGCATTTGGATAATCTTTAAATTCATCAGTAAATAGTTTTTTTATTTTATCTACTTCAACTGCTCTAAAAATAAAATATCCCAAAATATCAATCTTTCTTTCACCAGCTTTTTCTATTCCAAAACTATCGAACTTCCAATCAACACCTTTTGAGAAAAAGAAAACTTCACTTACTCTTCTTTCAAGTTCATCTCTTACATTTTGGTTAAACTCTTTTAAATGTATTTGAAATGCAATATTATAATTAAACTCTTCTTGAACTAATTTTTCAAAATTCTTATTCATATTTTCCCTTCGTTTCTATATTGTTTTATATTAATTATTTTTTATGTTAACAAAACTTTGATGAAAGTTCAAACTAAATATTTTGTTTTATTTGATATAATCTTCTATTAATATTGGAGTTATATATTGGATAAAGTATCAAAAGTCATTTTTAATAAAGGTATTTCTCTAAGCAATACAATTTTCTTATTTTCATTACTAATAGTTTCTATTCTAACAATTGTAATAGCTAGTCAATTATTTTTTTATAGCGAAAAAATAGCTATTTCTAAAATTAATTCAAAACTTGAAGGAATATCAATAGATTTAAAAAATAATATTGAACAAAAAGATATTACTTATTCAAGTACAGTAAAAGTTCTTAGTTTTATTGAAGAAGATTTAAATGTTATAGAAATTTATACAAAACTTCTTGAAACAAACTCTAGTTTATATGCTATTTATACATTTTCAAAACAAAATGATTTTATTCAAGTTATAGATTTAAATATAGATAAAGAGCTTGGAAATTTCTATAATGCAAAAGAGAATGAAAGATGGCTTTTATTAAAATCTATAAATCATAATGTAAATAATATTGAATATACATTTTATGATAAAGATTTAAAGATTAGCTCTCAAAGAATAAAAAAGAATAATTATGATGCAAAACAAAGACCTTGGTTTAAAAGTGCTGTTATAAGTGATAATGTTACAAAAACATTTCCATACCATTTTATAAATGCCCAAGCATTAGGTATTACTTACTCAAAAAAGTCTTATAATAATGAGTTTATAATATCTTTAGATCTATTAATTCATAACTATTTA
This window harbors:
- a CDS encoding multidrug effflux MFS transporter, with the translated sequence MKKSINHIYLIILLSILSSVAPMGVDTYLPSIPEIAKYFNVNTYQIELSLSIFLIGFATGQIFGGPISDRYGRRFGSIIGLIGYAFFSFLIIFSSSVYELWIYRFLEAFFGGITVVNAAAAIRDRFKGQEAAKVFSLIGIIRSIAPLIAPVIGAAIIHFFPWEGIFVFLTIYALLVAFFIYKDLPESFVKSSIGIIESYKSVLTHKTALKAMFVLALSFGGFFIIIARTSYIYIEHFQISTDLFPLFFGINFIILMFMIKVNVSLLKKYSALFIAKSAILFQIFIGVIFLIIHKDINLFGIMIIIASYMSMMAFIFGNCMAMALEHFSKNAGVASGVIGILQFGLGAIISSIALNFADDGFFIIAFSITLISIINLIILKSYKA
- a CDS encoding molybdopterin guanine dinucleotide-containing S/N-oxide reductase, which produces MKNIDKKRRSILKFAVLFAAVPFVDVVTNRTNLLAASVSKFSTNLIQNGEVITAAHWGTIKLTIKDGKIIKSEPIQKTSDIYNPLQYYTQDLVYAKDRIKYPMVRKSYLENPNNSKPELRGNDEWVRIPYEKAIKLIANEIKKTRKEKGAEGVFAGSYGWKSSGNMHNSRVLLHRFMNVTGGFTGTLGDYSTGAAQVIMPHVLGTIEVYEQQTSWPLVLENSEVVVIWGANLIRTLKISWTSSDEQGFKYLEKLKKSNKKIICIDPEKNETCTYLNAKWQPIVPGTDVAFMMGMAYHLIKTKNYDKEFLEEYTEGFDKFKDYLFGKEDKVIKNTKWASKICGIDEKTIKELALLMYQNRTMIMAGWGIQRAQYGEQTHWMIVTLASMLGQIGLPGGGFGFSYHYSNGGAPTTKGGVIGGITSTVGSTVTTGGASWKEKTAKFAFPVARIADALLNPGKKINHNGSVVTYPDIDFIYWVGGNPMVHHQDTNTLVKALRKPKTIVVNEIFWTPTARMADIVMPVTTSYERDDITMSGDYSNSSIVPMKQAVEKQNEARDDYEIFCDLAKEFGAYEEYSQNKSALQWIEEFYTSAYNQSKNLGIEIPKFKDFWETNKPVNFEVPFENTEFVRYADFREDPILEPLGTPSGKIEIYSKAIEKMNYKDCRAYPSWFEPDEWLGMKKKNAEFALITSHPDKRLHSQLNNTSLREKYAVANREPIFINKRDAKSKNIKDGDIVRVYNQRGEILAGAVLTDDLKSGVVRIDEGAWYDPLERGQIGTICLNGCVNVLTKDIPTSQLANGNSSNTVLVNIEKYTKHAQDITIFKQP
- a CDS encoding Dps family protein; protein product: MSKIIIQLNQIQADAHALYVKLHNFHWNVKGMDFHPVHNFTEGLYNEMSTLFDDTAERAIIIGGKALLTIDALAKTTKIATETADCFKSKEIVEKIVTDFTYLLKEFKTLSQVAGDANDKGTEAFADDKVAELEKNLWMLNSMLK
- a CDS encoding cytochrome C, with translation MKKLLLLCTLFLTSSLFANEVFYTGSVKNLYETSKSNSTKGRLLPTSKVEILGEENNKYKIKIVGFAKEGVEHALYFTQKNRILVAGLSKNNSFEVLSSKRTGNEDYKQIEFIAFIDKDNLTKDLDSLYAKAAELYGNNCGICHSAHDKKEFTANLWPSVMKSMLSRTALTKEDNYLVVQYLQKHSKDME